The Vigna radiata var. radiata cultivar VC1973A chromosome 6, Vradiata_ver6, whole genome shotgun sequence DNA segment ACTCGTATGGACGTGGAGTTTGTCATTGCTACCCTGATTCTAAAAGTAAAAAGAGTTGAATTTTAACAAAAGGTAAATGGATCAATGCAATGGTATACGTCTGCAATGAGCAACTTAAGCTTTTTAGGATAGTTGACTCATTATTAAAACCAGAGGGAATGTGTCTTAAAATCTAGATATCTTTTAATTcgtttctttttctaattttagacTTTCGTTTTCGTTTCATTTggagtgttttttttaattgatattttatcttcttttttattaccACTGGGATTTAAGTCATATATAACTAGAATGGGTTGAATAAATTCCAGGATTTAATGATTTGCTTTCAGTTCAAAATTGGCTGTCTTTCTTTAAAGTTTGCCCAATTCACTTCAATGAAATTCTTCTTGAAATGTGTGCTATTTAAGAGGACTGAGGTCATATTCATCCTTCATCAACAAGCTTAACTGTGAACCCAAAATTGAATATAGTGCAACATGAACTCTAGGTTAATCATTATGGTGCATCTGATTTCTTGTTGCAGGTTGATAAAGTTAGTGATCCCCATAAACTCAGGCTAGAAGCTGAAAAAAGAGATGATGTTGTATGCATATCTGCTATAAGTGGTGATGGTTTACAAGAATTTTGTAATAAAGTTCAAGACAGGCTAAAGGTACACAGTTGAAAACAATCTGAATATAATTCAGAACATACCATTTTAGTATTTGATACCATATAATCAATTTGTTTGAACTTTGAACTACTTATATTTGCTAATAAAAAATCTATTCATTGACAGGACTCCATGGTTTGGGTGGAAGCTTTGGTCCCATTTGAAAATGGAGACCTTCTCAGTACCATACACCAGGTTGGAATGGTTGAGAAAATTGTAAGTAATATATACCTTTGCCCATTAACCAATTATGGAATTGGATTTCCCTTTCCGTTTTAAGCTGGGAGATTTTACATTGTTCATCATATGATGGTTTTGTTGCTTGTTATCGTTGGACTTccttatattttatctttaatttatataggAATATACTGAGCAAGGGACATATATCAAGGCACACGTGCCCCTGCGTTTTGCGAGAATGCTCACACCCATGAGGCAACTGTGCGTATCGCGACCTTAACTTTCTTTAATATATCTAGTTTTGCAGCATAAGATGTACATATGTATGTAATTATTGAAATCTTATTCAAAAGAATGGGATGGCAATGCAAAATGTATTTACAACTAGAGTTAGTAGTCATGCATATCCAATTCGGATTTGTATTCTTTCATGTTATTTGGTTATTTGACAGGGCTaagttaaaagagaaaaacaagttACCCTACAAATTTGTAACTAAAATGCATCTTTGTCTCGTTAACGTGATCATATCATGTTACCCTAGAAGCATCACAGAATTCAAATCCACCTGattctttgttttaattttaaatattatttaattattaagtcGATGTACTTGGTAAATTCCTAAGGCATTATTTCACCAACAGGAATGACTAATAACTTTGTCCCTTAAGCACATAAGTAGGGGATTTCAACTCTATACTGAGGGTTTAATCCTTAGCTCCCGACCAAGGATATCCCGGATTCACCCAAAAATCATTAGATTATTGCATTTAAGtagaaaaatttaatgtttatgatAATATAACACATGAGCAATACACCTTATATGTGTGGGACAACTGTTCTTCTGGAAGAGGGGAAAGGATGCGTCTCTAGTGAGAGTCTAAGATGCGGGGAGACAATCTTCATTTAACTATCATATGTAGATAAATAGTtcaaatttgttataatttattttgatcgTGTGAAAACAAACTATGCAGTTTCTTGGAAGTCATAGGCGAAAAAGAGAAGCGTTATGAGGTATTCAGTTAAGCAATGCGCGTATGAAGTCATAACAGATTATGTTAAAGAATCATATtcgtctttttcttttattgtataaGAACgacaaatataagaaaaagagaaaaaaccgAACACAGCAATTATCTGACCGTAACGCGGTGTCGTCAAGACAGATGTTTTCATGTTTCAgtttttcaacacatacaacgACCTTTTCATATTATCTCCATGCAACACCTCTGATTCTTGTTCacctttaataaataaatctaatccAATATCCTTATTTCAATTTGATCCaatagtattatatattttactattctTGTTATttgactttatatatatatatatatatatatatatatatatatatatttatatatatatttaaaacctaTTCATAAAAAAGACTGACATAAAtgggttaattttttttattgtccaTCTTTTCATTCCGTAAAAGAACCAAACGAAACAAAagttttatgtttggttttgaattaaaaatgttaaatcaaaattatgaatCAACGTTGACTATAATCCTTAACCTTTTAAGCTAACGATGTGAGTTCAATTTCTGTTACccgtttttattttattctatttcaaTCTATCTTTTTTCTTATAGAATGAATATGGAGTtcttaaaaaatttgtcaattcttcatttttatttatttagttttagtatatatattcaattaatttatttttttcttttattttaattatttgattgatttttttaatttctagaattttttttatattgaattctttaatcttttatatatatatatatatatatatatatatatatatatatatatatatatatatatatattattttactgtATTGAAGAATTCATGTCAACTAACTATTTTACACTACTAGAAAGACATGTCTTTTTTTATGgtagataattaatttaatttaaaattaattaaatttagataaccaaggtaaatattaaaataattattttaattgaaatagttaaatttaatttaatggaaaaaattagtaaggtaattgttttagtttaaaaatagtatatttaatgataaaactgaaaaaataaattgttaaattcaaaataacgCTTCCTTAAAGGTAAAAGtgataagttaattattttagtttaaaaaataattattaaaggataaaactgaaaaaaagttatgtacaccaaaagaaaaacaaaaactcctCCTATAGATGTTGATTTTAAACTAAtgaattacatttaaatttattttttaatatgatactACAGTTAGTCCTAATGAGATTAATTAGGTGTTTCGActataattgttaaaattaatttcttattttacaaatttaactaattgtaaaaaaataacattgataAGCTCTGACAAAgttgtaataaattattttttaggtgATAATGTATGTCTAATAAACTTTCCTTAACTATATGCCAACTGAAAGTCGTAACTTTCTGATATAGGATATTACTTTATAAGACATTTTTTAGGGACCTGAATCAAGTCTTCGTATGTTAATATGTCTATTTTTCTGCAACATATAGAACAGTATTGAGTTCCATTTCCAGATCGATGTAGCTTATATATTTACGtcagataatatgaaaatacaaaaataaaacgaaTTCTGCACTGTTTTGATTTGGTCCAGGAGCAGATAATACCAGAACCACTGTCAAAACTAAACAATGCATCATCAGAAGCAGTGCAATCTCACAGCAACATATGCATTGTTGAAATTGAAACAGTCAAAGGCTTGGTTTCCCACATTACATGATTTGGTAAAAAGATTGGGTGGTTCGAAATTTGAGTAGTATATATGTCACAGTAGCCTATCCAATAGAACACACACAATCACCAAAATTAGCAAGCTCTCAAATTCAGTTCCTATACTTGTCACCATGAATTTCATCAAACTCACTCTTCTTGCAATGATAATAGCCTTTTTCTCTGTTAAACTCTCCTGGGCTCACCCTGGCTTTCGTTTCGGCCGGGGTGGTCATCACGGAGGGATATCTTTTGGCCTTTCACCTCAATTTTATCAGTTTTCTTGCCCCCAAGCTAACGACATTGTCATGTCAGTGTTAGAGAAGGCCATTGCAAAAGACATGAGAATGGCTGCTTCTCTACTTCGACTTCACTTTCATGATTGCTTTGTACAGGTGTACTTATATTGCATTTCTCTAAACAAGACCTCGTCAAACAAGAACACCAGTAATgaacaaaatcaagaaaattcttactgttaatgttttttttttttttttatgacaggGCTGCGATGCATCGATTTTGTTGGATGATAGCAGAACAATAGTCAGCGAAAAAAATTCTGGACCAAACAAAAACTCTGTCCGAGGTTTCAAAGTGATTGATGAAATCAAGTCTAGGTTGGAAGAAGCATGTCCTCAGACAGTGTCCTGTGCAGACATTCTTGCCCTTGCTGCTAGGGGTTCCACTGTTCTTGTAAGCGAATACTGAGACAACTCAGAATTCATTGTACATACCAAAAGTAAAAAGAACATGTTATTAACATTCTTATACATGAGAAACATGAGATCATGAAACTTGTTTGATTCTTTAAAACAGAGTGGAGGACCTAACTGGGAACTCCCATTAGGGAGAAGAGACTCAAAAACAGCAAGCCTGAGTGggtcaaacaaaaatattcctCCACCAAACGCCACCATTGAAACTCTGATAACATTTTTCAAGCGTCAGGGCCTTGATGAAGTAGACCTTGTTGCCCTCTCAGGTGGAACTTCAATCTTTCATCCATATCCATGCTATGTGTTGTATTATGATGGACTGATATTTTAACGTAGGTGCACATACCATTGGGGTGGCAAGATGTGCCACATTCAAGCAGAGACTATACAACCAAAAGGGAAACAACGAACCAGACGAGAATCTAGAAAAATCCTTTTACTTTGATTTGAAGACAATGTGCCCAAAATCAGGAGGTGACAACTTCATTTCTCCCTTGGACTTTGGCTCCCCAAGAATGTTTGATAATACATATTTCAAACTCATTCTCAGGGGGAAAGGACTTCTTAACTCAGACGAAGTGCTTCTTGTGGGAAATGTTAAGGAAACTCGTAAGCTGGTCAAGAAATACGCAGAAGATGAGAGCCTCTTCTTTGAGCAATTTTCCACCTCCATGATCAAGATGGCCAACCTTCGTCCTCTCACTGGATTCAATGGTCAAGTTAGGAAAAACTGTCGCAGAGTTAATTAACTAAGttccatatatatatagttatgtCTATGTGACTCGTTAATAAGCGTTATAGTGTTACCTTCtaagaaaaaaggagaaagaatgtTTAATGTTTGGTAgttattaattacttaattaagaGGGTTTAAGTGTGTTGTTCCTAAGTTAATTTGATGAGCTGTGTTGAAAGTTATTCCTATAAAAGTTTGTCAAAATTGGttgtaaatattaatatttatatttatttcatatatattttaaaaataaaataatgattaaaagtaaacttttatattttaaaaaaataataatgaagaaaaataataaatgtaaaaaatttgtgtcaaattaaaatataatttcttttttcattaatttctgAATCTCGCATTTTGATCAAAATCCGAAtctgaataaaaaatgagaaatagGAAGCAGAGAAAAGCGAAGCTTATATATAATGGTAAGTGTGGAAGAGTTAGAAAAGGATAAACAATGGTGAAGCATTTGCAAGCGTTGATGGCAATGCGGAGCAAGAAATGCGTGCTGACGGTCCTTGCGCTCTTCGCTCTCTCCACTCTCACTCTCCTCTTCATCCGAACCTCTTCCGATTCCTGCAACACCGCGCTTCTTCAGCTTCGACTTTTGGAACCTTCTCAGACTCGGACCGAATCCTCATCGGAACCGAACTCCAATCCTCTCCAATTCATGAAGTCGAAGCTCGTTCTCATGGTTTCGCACGAACTCTCTCTCTCCGGCGGACCTCTCTTGCTCATGGAACTAGCGTTTCTGCTGCGCGCCGCTGGATCTGACGTCGTTTGGACCACAATTCAGAAACCGCCGCAAACCGACGATGTCGTCTATGCTCTGGAGAACAAAATGCTCGATAGAGGAGTGCAGGTACTTTACTTCTCAAACAACAAAACTTattagttactttttttttttttttacaaatagtATTGTAATTTGATGTAATATTCAATTTATACCTCTAGTTCGCCAATTTGATCGAATTAAAACGCTAATTAGAAGACGTTAACGAGTTTTGCTTGTTATGTATAGCTTCAGATTCGTTagttattttgttgataatatTTAATGCAAACATTTATTGTTCAGTTAAGTAGGTCAAGTTTCAATTCTAATCAGACAAGACtacaaatatagtgaaaatttatttgtacaaccaaaagaagaaaaaaacaagagagtggataaattattatatgttttggAATCTCGGTTATCTCAATCTTCACGTCTTAAATAATCCAATTTAGGTAATTctgtgttgttattttaaaaatttcaccGTGTGTCGCGTACATGAAGAATAGTTGAGGCATGAAACTAAGTAGTGTGACACTatctactatttttttaagaaatgtaTTAGATGTAAGGAATAAAGTGATGAGAAAGAGATAGACAAAACATTATTGTATACATTGttgaatggtttttttttttttttgcaacaacatttacaaaatatataagaatttaggcctaagtttttttttttgtttgttgcgAGAAGTGTTTTTGTGTGCATAGTGAGTCGTGACTGGTGACAGGTGCTGGATGGAAAAGATGAGAAGGGCGTGGACACAGCATGTAAGGCTGACTTGGTGATTTTGAATACAGCTGTGGCTGGGAAGTGGCTTGATGCTGTTCTCAAAGAGAAAGTTTCGGAGGTTCTTCCAAAGGTTTTGTGGTGGATTCATGAAATGCGAGGGCATTATTTCAACGTGGAGTATGTTAAGCACCTCCCTTTTGTTGCAGGTGCCATGATCGATTCTTATACAACTGCTGAATACTGGAAGAATAGGACTAGGGAGAATTTAGGGTATGTTTACAACTTTGTTATAGGTTCATGTGTCGACAATGGTACTTTCTGTTTTATATGTCGTTAACTTGGTCCAATGATGTAGGATTAAAATGCCAGAAACCTATGTTGTGCATCTTGGAAATAGCAAGGAGCTTATGGAGGTTGCGGAAGATAGTGTGGCCAAGACGGTTCTTCGAGAACATGTTCGAGAATCTCTGGGAGTGAGGAATGATGACCTACTTTTTGCCATCATAAATAGTATGGTCCTACTCTGGTTGAAATATTtacatactttttcttttactgtAATTCTgcttcaattatttataaaagatgTGGAAGCTAAGCTACTTCATGGAGCTTCAAAATTTGGCACATTTAAACCTTACTCATGCTTAGCTGAACACCATGATAGTTTCTTGGCATTTATATGGAAGAGCtctaaaattagtaattttcatcatcttcataatTATTGTGTTTCTGATAGTATTTTTGTCATTTGCCTTTAGCTGTATTTGTCTCGCGGATTGATCCATTATATTTTCACGTCGAACTCAGTTTTGCTCATTGCTCCATGGATTAAGATAGCTAACCACAGTCATAACTGTTTCCTACGGGTACTTGTATGTGAAGTAAGAGAGAGTGGGATTGGCAATATAAGAATGTAGTAGGGGTAACAAGGGAGATTGAAGTGATTCCACctgttcttttttttccttcatttaatttaatacattataaaataaacataaattgtTGTAGGATTCTTCCAGAGCTTTTCCAGCAATCTGCTGGGGGCAGATTAATTATGTACCTTTTGCCACCTTATAGTACCATCTCCTCCCTCTGTGTTTAGTTACCACCCATATGCGTTTAATATGCCAATTTAGTTcactatatttgattttgttagattttttcCTATCTAACTCATTCTCTGCTATCAATTAGCAAGTGCATGACTTTTACAACCTAATTTCCTTTGTTGTGGAAGGGAACAGGATGGAACTGATTGACGCAAACGGAGAGCTCTA contains these protein-coding regions:
- the LOC106764501 gene encoding peroxidase 9, encoding MNFIKLTLLAMIIAFFSVKLSWAHPGFRFGRGGHHGGISFGLSPQFYQFSCPQANDIVMSVLEKAIAKDMRMAASLLRLHFHDCFVQGCDASILLDDSRTIVSEKNSGPNKNSVRGFKVIDEIKSRLEEACPQTVSCADILALAARGSTVLSGGPNWELPLGRRDSKTASLSGSNKNIPPPNATIETLITFFKRQGLDEVDLVALSGAHTIGVARCATFKQRLYNQKGNNEPDENLEKSFYFDLKTMCPKSGGDNFISPLDFGSPRMFDNTYFKLILRGKGLLNSDEVLLVGNVKETRKLVKKYAEDESLFFEQFSTSMIKMANLRPLTGFNGQVRKNCRRVN
- the LOC106763875 gene encoding uncharacterized protein LOC106763875, with protein sequence MVKHLQALMAMRSKKCVLTVLALFALSTLTLLFIRTSSDSCNTALLQLRLLEPSQTRTESSSEPNSNPLQFMKSKLVLMVSHELSLSGGPLLLMELAFLLRAAGSDVVWTTIQKPPQTDDVVYALENKMLDRGVQVLDGKDEKGVDTACKADLVILNTAVAGKWLDAVLKEKVSEVLPKVLWWIHEMRGHYFNVEYVKHLPFVAGAMIDSYTTAEYWKNRTRENLGIKMPETYVVHLGNSKELMEVAEDSVAKTVLREHVRESLGVRNDDLLFAIINSVSRGKGQDLFLRAFYESLLLIKEKKLQVPSLHAVVVGSDMNAHTKLEKELRQFVMEKKIQDRVHFVNKTLAVAPYLASIDVLVQNSQGRGECFGRITIEAMAFRLPVLGTAAGGTMEIVVNGTTGLLHPIGKAGVTPLAKNIMNLATHVERRLTMGKKGYERVKERFLEPHMAQRIASVLKDVLRKG